One window of the Betaproteobacteria bacterium genome contains the following:
- a CDS encoding GAF domain-containing protein: MDTLEQLFRRLEQLNDIGASLSSERNVDRLLEKILLAAKAITHADGGTLYLVSEDQRHLHFEIVRTDSLGIAFGGSSGAPISSKFADLPLYREDGSPNNTMVAAYAALTGQTVNIEDAYSAEGFDFAGTRRFDAGTGYRSQSFLTVPMKNHEGEIIGVLQLINAIDQGDGHVRAFAVTDQRLAESLASQAAIALTNRQLIAQLEDLFESFIKLINTAIDEKSPYTGGHCQRVPVLTMLLAEAADAVTEGPLADFKLTDKDRYELRIAALLHDCGKITTPVHVVDKATKLQTIFDRIALVDTRFEVLKRDAEIARLQAILAGEAADAATARCQEAIAALESDREFLRRANIGGERMSDEDIARVRHIAATRRWCDTAGEDSPFLSPNEAENLTIRAGTLTAAEREIINHHIVATIKMLEQLPWPKHLKNVPEYAGGHHERMDGKGYPRGLTRDQMSWQARMMGIADIFEALTAKDRPYKEGMKLSQALGIMQKFRENGHIDPELFEVFQAGDVYSAYAEQFLDPLQRDVERAG, from the coding sequence ATGGATACCCTGGAGCAACTCTTCCGCCGCCTCGAACAGCTCAACGACATCGGGGCCTCGCTTTCCAGCGAGCGCAACGTCGACCGGCTGCTGGAAAAGATTCTGCTGGCCGCCAAGGCGATCACCCACGCCGACGGCGGGACACTCTACTTGGTCTCGGAAGACCAGCGCCATCTGCACTTCGAGATCGTGCGCACCGATTCCCTGGGCATCGCCTTCGGCGGCTCCAGCGGCGCGCCCATTTCCAGCAAGTTCGCCGACCTTCCCCTCTACCGCGAGGACGGCAGCCCCAACAACACCATGGTGGCGGCCTACGCCGCCCTCACCGGGCAGACCGTCAATATCGAGGACGCCTACAGCGCCGAAGGCTTCGATTTTGCGGGGACGCGCCGCTTCGACGCGGGCACCGGCTACCGCTCGCAGTCCTTCCTCACCGTGCCCATGAAGAATCACGAAGGGGAGATTATCGGCGTCCTGCAACTGATCAACGCCATCGATCAGGGCGACGGCCATGTGCGCGCCTTCGCCGTCACCGACCAGCGTCTGGCCGAATCCCTCGCCTCCCAGGCGGCGATCGCCCTGACCAATCGCCAGCTCATCGCCCAACTGGAAGACCTGTTCGAATCCTTCATCAAACTCATCAACACCGCCATCGACGAAAAGTCGCCCTACACTGGCGGGCACTGCCAGCGGGTTCCCGTCCTCACCATGCTCCTGGCCGAAGCGGCCGACGCCGTGACCGAAGGGCCCCTGGCCGACTTCAAGCTGACCGACAAGGACCGTTACGAACTGCGCATCGCCGCCCTGTTGCACGACTGCGGCAAGATCACCACGCCGGTGCACGTGGTCGACAAGGCCACCAAGCTACAAACCATCTTCGACCGCATCGCCCTGGTGGACACCCGCTTCGAAGTGCTCAAGCGCGACGCCGAGATTGCCCGCCTGCAAGCCATCCTGGCCGGAGAAGCCGCCGACGCCGCCACAGCGCGTTGCCAGGAGGCCATCGCCGCCCTGGAGTCGGATCGGGAATTCCTGCGCCGGGCCAACATCGGTGGCGAACGCATGAGCGACGAAGACATCGCGCGGGTGCGCCACATCGCCGCTACGCGGCGCTGGTGCGATACTGCGGGGGAGGATTCCCCCTTCCTTTCCCCCAACGAGGCGGAAAACCTCACCATCCGCGCCGGCACGCTCACCGCGGCCGAGCGGGAAATCATCAACCACCACATCGTTGCCACCATCAAGATGCTGGAGCAACTCCCCTGGCCCAAGCACCTCAAGAACGTCCCCGAATACGCCGGCGGCCACCACGAACGCATGGACGGCAAAGGCTACCCCCGCGGCCTCACCCGCGACCAGATGAGCTGGCAGGCCCGCATGATGGGAATCGCCGACATCTTCGAAGCCCTGACCGCCAAGGACAGGCCTTACAAGGAAGGGATGAAGCTCTCCCAGGCCCTGGGCATCATGCAAAAATTCAGGGAGAACGGGCATATCGACCCGGAGCTGTTCGAGGTCTTCCAGGCCGGAGATGTTTATTCAGCCTACGCGGAACAGTTTCTCGATCCCCTGCAGCGGGATGTGGAACGAGCAGGTTGA